Proteins encoded in a region of the Candidatus Obscuribacter sp. genome:
- the rplX gene encoding 50S ribosomal protein L24 translates to MVPNVHVKRGDLVMVVSGARTRTKKDGTKLEGDRGKIGKVLKVFPKTGKVVVEGVNIVTRHEKSKAAMGGSKGGIIKEEAPIFASKVMLYSNELKKPVRAESRKKLGLE, encoded by the coding sequence CTGGTACCAAATGTGCACGTCAAGCGCGGCGACCTCGTCATGGTTGTCTCCGGTGCTCGTACTCGCACTAAAAAAGATGGCACCAAGCTTGAAGGCGACAGAGGCAAAATCGGCAAAGTCCTCAAAGTTTTCCCAAAAACTGGCAAGGTAGTTGTTGAAGGCGTCAATATCGTCACTCGCCACGAGAAATCGAAAGCAGCAATGGGCGGTAGTAAGGGCGGCATCATCAAAGAAGAAGCCCCTATCTTCGCTTCAAAAGTAATGCTCTATTCCAACGAACTCAAAAAGCCCGTAAGAGCTGAGAGCCGTAAAAAACTCGGTCTAGAGTAA
- the rplN gene encoding 50S ribosomal protein L14, with product MIQVQTRLTCADNTGARELMCIRVLGGSNKRYASVGDVIVGVVKDALPNMPVKKSEVVRCVVVRVTNNVKRADGSTIRFDDNAAVIVQKDGNPKGTRVFGPIARELRDKNFTKIISLAPEVL from the coding sequence ATGATTCAGGTACAAACAAGATTAACCTGCGCAGATAACACCGGAGCTCGTGAGCTCATGTGCATCCGCGTCCTGGGCGGCTCCAACAAGAGATACGCATCAGTAGGCGACGTTATCGTAGGCGTAGTTAAAGACGCTCTACCTAATATGCCCGTCAAAAAATCCGAAGTAGTGCGTTGCGTCGTAGTACGTGTGACAAATAACGTCAAGCGCGCCGACGGCTCCACTATCAGATTTGACGACAATGCTGCCGTCATCGTGCAAAAAGATGGCAACCCAAAGGGTACTCGCGTTTTCGGACCTATCGCTCGTGAACTGCGCGACAAAAACTTCACCAAGATCATTTCGCTGGCTCCGGAGGTGCTCTAA
- the rpsQ gene encoding 30S ribosomal protein S17: protein MPRKVLVGKVVSNKMDKTVVVAVINRFPHRKYEKQMVETRKFKAHDPENKCQVGDVVRIEECPPISRDKRWNVIEVTGHAISNAASEVSSK from the coding sequence ATGCCAAGGAAGGTATTAGTCGGAAAGGTTGTATCCAACAAAATGGATAAGACGGTAGTAGTTGCCGTTATAAACCGTTTCCCACACCGCAAGTACGAAAAACAAATGGTCGAGACACGCAAGTTTAAGGCTCATGACCCCGAAAACAAGTGTCAAGTTGGAGATGTTGTGCGCATCGAAGAATGCCCTCCTATCTCTCGCGACAAGAGATGGAATGTGATTGAAGTAACTGGTCACGCTATCTCGAATGCTGCAAGTGAGGTATCGAGCAAATGA
- a CDS encoding 50S ribosomal protein L29, with product MKVKEMRELSKEELVGRIDETRKSIVEMRFQMAMRKLENPAKLRVTRKQLAQLLTIQTEKEAVKG from the coding sequence ATGAAGGTAAAAGAAATGAGAGAGCTCTCTAAAGAAGAGCTCGTTGGAAGAATCGATGAGACAAGAAAAAGTATTGTCGAAATGAGATTCCAAATGGCTATGAGAAAGCTTGAGAATCCAGCCAAACTCCGCGTAACACGCAAGCAACTGGCTCAACTGCTCACAATCCAAACTGAAAAAGAAGCTGTCAAAGGCTAA
- the rplP gene encoding 50S ribosomal protein L16 gives MLMPKRTKYRKHQRGRMCGAESRGVEVQFGDFGLQVLEPAWITSRQIEAARKAMVRSVRRGGKMWIRVFPDKSVSKKAAETRMGSGKGNPEFWVAVVKTGRVMFEMSGVAQKDAHHALELAAQKLPVKCRVVERHAGGAAQ, from the coding sequence ATGCTAATGCCCAAGCGAACCAAATATCGCAAGCATCAGCGTGGCAGAATGTGTGGCGCTGAATCTAGAGGCGTTGAAGTTCAATTCGGCGACTTCGGACTACAAGTCCTGGAGCCAGCCTGGATTACTTCTCGTCAAATAGAAGCTGCACGTAAAGCCATGGTCAGAAGCGTCAGACGTGGCGGCAAAATGTGGATCCGCGTTTTTCCTGATAAATCAGTATCTAAGAAAGCTGCTGAAACCCGTATGGGATCAGGTAAAGGTAATCCAGAGTTTTGGGTAGCTGTAGTCAAAACCGGCAGAGTCATGTTTGAAATGTCCGGTGTTGCTCAAAAAGATGCTCACCACGCTCTTGAGCTCGCTGCTCAAAAGCTGCCTGTCAAATGCCGCGTAGTTGAAAGACATGCCGGAGGAGCTGCCCAATGA
- the rpsC gene encoding 30S ribosomal protein S3 translates to MGQKVNPVGFRVGIHRGWASNWFVQKKDVAPLIEEDYRLRTFLKKELAGAGVSKVEISRKADHITVDIFTARPGVVVGKGGQGIETLSQKIKGMIKRVGLDVKINILEVNRVDLEAKLVAESIAQQLEKRVAFRRAMKQAMQRCMRAGAVGVKIMVAGRLGGAEIARTEWAKEGRIPLQTLRADIDYATAEGNTLMGIIGVKVWVFRGELEPGQWSPPNIKTQSERSQEGPRNEARGPVKSGRRSRKAG, encoded by the coding sequence TTGGGTCAGAAAGTAAATCCTGTAGGTTTCCGCGTCGGTATTCACCGGGGCTGGGCTTCTAATTGGTTTGTTCAAAAGAAAGATGTTGCTCCGCTTATCGAAGAGGACTACAGACTGAGAACTTTCCTCAAAAAAGAGCTCGCTGGTGCTGGCGTTAGCAAAGTTGAAATCTCACGCAAAGCCGATCACATTACCGTCGACATCTTCACCGCCAGACCAGGCGTTGTAGTTGGTAAAGGCGGACAAGGTATCGAGACTTTGAGTCAAAAAATCAAAGGCATGATTAAGCGCGTTGGTCTTGATGTCAAAATCAATATCCTCGAAGTTAATCGCGTGGACCTGGAAGCTAAGCTCGTTGCCGAATCAATTGCTCAGCAATTAGAAAAGCGCGTTGCTTTCCGCCGTGCCATGAAGCAAGCGATGCAACGCTGCATGAGAGCTGGAGCCGTTGGTGTAAAAATCATGGTTGCCGGACGTCTCGGTGGTGCAGAAATCGCTCGTACCGAATGGGCTAAAGAAGGTCGTATCCCGCTGCAAACTCTGCGCGCTGATATCGACTATGCCACCGCTGAAGGTAATACCTTGATGGGCATCATTGGTGTCAAAGTCTGGGTATTCAGAGGTGAACTCGAGCCAGGTCAATGGTCTCCGCCAAATATCAAAACGCAATCAGAACGGTCCCAAGAGGGTCCTCGCAACGAAGCCAGGGGTCCCGTCAAGTCTGGTCGTAGATCCAGGAAGGCAGGTTAA
- the rplV gene encoding 50S ribosomal protein L22, which yields MESKVCAKWIRMSPRKVRRVVNEIRGKEVGKARVMLRFMPYEAARVVEKLLHSAVSNLVHSEQNPVTESDADNFKVVEAFCDGGPTQERFQPRARGRAYPILKRTSHITLKLSDI from the coding sequence ATGGAAAGCAAAGTTTGCGCAAAATGGATCCGCATGTCACCACGTAAGGTGCGTCGCGTGGTCAACGAGATTCGCGGCAAAGAAGTCGGCAAAGCTCGCGTTATGCTGAGATTTATGCCTTACGAAGCAGCAAGAGTTGTCGAAAAACTTCTTCACTCCGCCGTTTCTAACCTGGTGCACTCAGAGCAAAACCCGGTCACCGAAAGCGATGCCGATAACTTCAAAGTTGTCGAAGCTTTCTGCGATGGCGGTCCTACTCAAGAGCGCTTCCAACCTCGCGCCAGAGGTCGGGCTTATCCCATCCTCAAGCGCACCAGCCACATCACTCTTAAACTCTCAGACATCTAA
- the rpsS gene encoding 30S ribosomal protein S19, which translates to MSRSLKKGPFVHVSLAKKVEEMNKKGDKRVIKSWSRASMIVPEMIGHTIAVYNGRKHVPVYVTEQMIGHRLGEFALTRSFKGHAGGEKSAKRG; encoded by the coding sequence GTGTCTCGATCGCTTAAAAAGGGACCTTTTGTACATGTCTCATTGGCTAAGAAAGTCGAAGAGATGAACAAAAAAGGTGACAAACGCGTTATCAAATCGTGGTCACGTGCATCAATGATCGTGCCCGAAATGATCGGTCATACAATTGCTGTTTACAATGGTCGCAAGCATGTGCCCGTCTATGTTACGGAGCAAATGATTGGCCATCGTCTGGGAGAGTTTGCGCTCACCAGATCATTCAAGGGTCACGCTGGCGGTGAGAAATCTGCCAAGAGAGGATAA
- the rplB gene encoding 50S ribosomal protein L2 — MPTRKVNPTSAGRRNMSLADFSDITTDKPERSLLRPIKKSGGRNNQGRLTVRHIGGGHKKAYRVIDFKRDKHDVPGTITTVEYDPNRNCRICLVQYADGEKRYILAPLGTKVGDKIMSGPSAEIQTGNALPLRAIPLGTMIHNVELTLGRGGQLGRSAGAQIQLLAKEGKYATLRLPSGEMRMVHMECMATIGQLGNPDAKNLRIGKAGRKRWMGIKPANRGVAMNPIDHPHGGGEGKSPIGGKPQTPWGKPAMGYKTRRGKANTSDRFIVKRRTK; from the coding sequence ATGCCTACCCGCAAAGTGAATCCAACCTCAGCAGGACGCAGGAATATGTCTCTGGCCGATTTTTCGGACATAACCACAGACAAACCTGAAAGATCTCTGCTCCGCCCAATCAAAAAGTCCGGTGGTCGTAACAACCAGGGACGTTTGACCGTAAGACATATCGGTGGCGGTCACAAAAAAGCCTATCGTGTTATCGACTTCAAACGCGACAAACATGATGTCCCCGGTACTATCACTACCGTTGAATACGATCCAAACCGTAACTGCCGTATTTGCCTAGTGCAATATGCAGACGGTGAAAAACGCTACATCCTGGCTCCTCTTGGAACCAAGGTTGGCGACAAAATTATGTCCGGCCCCAGTGCCGAAATCCAGACCGGTAACGCTTTGCCGTTGCGCGCTATTCCTCTAGGTACGATGATCCACAACGTGGAGCTGACACTTGGACGTGGCGGTCAGCTTGGTAGATCCGCTGGTGCTCAAATTCAGCTACTTGCTAAAGAAGGCAAATATGCAACTTTGCGTTTGCCCTCCGGCGAAATGCGTATGGTGCACATGGAGTGCATGGCAACAATAGGTCAGCTCGGTAACCCCGATGCCAAAAACTTGCGTATCGGTAAAGCCGGTCGTAAGCGCTGGATGGGTATCAAGCCTGCTAACCGCGGTGTTGCTATGAACCCCATCGACCACCCGCACGGCGGCGGTGAAGGCAAGTCGCCAATCGGCGGCAAGCCGCAAACTCCGTGGGGCAAACCTGCCATGGGTTACAAGACCCGTCGTGGCAAGGCCAACACCTCGGATCGTTTCATCGTCAAGCGCAGAACAAAGTAG
- a CDS encoding 50S ribosomal protein L23, which yields MNKRHSQIILRPLITEKSAAQMEFGQYTFEVLKDANKVEIAQALKEILKELYPKSNTEIISVNTSAIRGRFRRSKRHGRFPKDSKKAIVTVSGDALELFTA from the coding sequence ATGAACAAACGTCATTCGCAAATCATCCTCCGTCCTCTGATTACGGAAAAATCCGCTGCTCAGATGGAATTCGGACAATACACCTTTGAAGTACTCAAAGACGCCAACAAGGTAGAAATTGCCCAGGCGCTCAAAGAAATCCTCAAAGAGCTGTATCCAAAGTCCAACACTGAAATCATTTCAGTCAACACCTCTGCTATCCGCGGTCGCTTCAGAAGAAGCAAACGTCATGGACGTTTCCCCAAAGATAGTAAGAAAGCGATTGTCACCGTATCTGGTGACGCGCTCGAGCTCTTCACCGCCTAG
- the rplD gene encoding 50S ribosomal protein L4: protein MTSAQVVDLKGKKVSDLELAADVFAIEPNVGVLHSALIRQLANARRGSANTKTRSEVRGGGRKPWRQKGTGRARAGSIRSPLWAGGGVTFGPKPRDYSIAMPKKQRVLALKSALAAQSENIVVVQDFDKFTEAKTKQFAQVLKDLNLTDKKVLVILDYACDACKRVERAARNIDGVVVIRASNLNVKDLLHAEAILTNSRTLEAITDRFKSTKEEQAGEKVAKVKTAKSEVAEKPVKEKAEKAPAKEKKEAAPKKEAAPKKAAADKEAPAKKTTKSTKKDA, encoded by the coding sequence ATGACATCCGCTCAAGTTGTAGATCTCAAAGGCAAAAAAGTAAGCGACCTGGAATTGGCTGCTGACGTATTTGCTATCGAGCCAAACGTTGGAGTGCTTCACAGCGCTTTGATCAGACAATTGGCTAATGCCAGAAGAGGCAGTGCTAATACCAAAACCCGTTCTGAAGTACGTGGTGGTGGTCGCAAGCCCTGGCGTCAAAAAGGTACAGGCCGCGCAAGAGCTGGCTCCATCCGTTCACCATTGTGGGCTGGTGGTGGTGTCACCTTCGGACCTAAGCCACGTGATTATTCAATCGCTATGCCTAAGAAGCAACGCGTCCTGGCTCTCAAGTCAGCGCTTGCAGCTCAAAGCGAAAACATTGTTGTAGTCCAGGACTTCGACAAATTTACCGAAGCTAAAACCAAGCAGTTTGCTCAAGTTCTCAAAGACCTCAACTTGACCGACAAAAAAGTGCTGGTAATTCTCGATTATGCATGTGACGCATGCAAGAGAGTGGAGCGCGCCGCCAGAAATATCGATGGTGTCGTTGTTATCCGCGCTTCCAACTTGAACGTCAAAGATCTCCTTCACGCTGAAGCTATCCTCACCAATAGCCGCACTCTCGAAGCAATCACCGATCGCTTCAAATCTACAAAAGAAGAGCAAGCTGGCGAGAAAGTAGCCAAAGTGAAGACAGCTAAATCCGAAGTGGCTGAAAAGCCAGTTAAGGAAAAAGCTGAAAAGGCTCCTGCCAAAGAGAAAAAAGAAGCTGCTCCTAAAAAAGAAGCCGCTCCTAAGAAAGCAGCTGCAGACAAAGAAGCTCCTGCTAAGAAGACCACCAAATCGACTAAGAAGGACGCCTAA
- the rplC gene encoding 50S ribosomal protein L3: MTLGVMGKKVGMTQIFDENGLAVPVTVVQLGENIVTDTKTKAKNGYEAVQIGGFKVLERKLNKPELGNFKKKDLAPLKPLKEYRVADAASFTVGEALKVAELLTVGMLVDVRGRSIGKGFQGTIKRYNHGRGPMSHGSKFHRSMGSIGAGTTPGRVFRGLAMPGHMGDENACARHLKVVRVDAEKGLLLVKGSIPGCDGGLVVVTASKSKWN; this comes from the coding sequence ATGACATTAGGCGTAATGGGCAAAAAGGTCGGAATGACCCAGATATTCGATGAGAATGGTCTGGCCGTACCCGTGACTGTGGTTCAACTGGGCGAGAATATCGTCACAGACACCAAGACCAAAGCCAAGAATGGCTATGAAGCTGTTCAAATCGGCGGCTTTAAAGTGCTTGAGCGCAAGCTCAACAAGCCCGAATTGGGCAATTTCAAGAAAAAGGATCTGGCTCCTCTCAAACCTCTTAAAGAGTACAGAGTGGCCGATGCTGCCTCCTTCACCGTCGGCGAAGCCCTCAAAGTTGCCGAACTTTTGACAGTAGGAATGCTGGTCGATGTGCGCGGACGCTCAATTGGTAAAGGCTTCCAGGGCACAATCAAACGTTATAACCACGGTCGTGGACCGATGAGTCACGGATCTAAGTTTCACAGATCCATGGGTTCTATCGGTGCTGGTACCACCCCCGGTCGCGTCTTCCGTGGTCTGGCTATGCCTGGTCACATGGGCGACGAAAATGCTTGTGCTCGCCACCTCAAAGTGGTGAGAGTGGATGCGGAAAAAGGTCTCTTGCTTGTTAAGGGCTCTATTCCTGGTTGTGATGGCGGCCTCGTTGTTGTCACCGCTTCAAAATCCAAGTGGAACTAA
- the rpsJ gene encoding 30S ribosomal protein S10 — protein sequence MARAKNPKTDGAQGSAKVQRIRIRLKSYDHRLLDKSSDQIVDTAKRTGATVCGPVPLPTRKRIYCVLRSPHVDKKSREHFEIRVHKRLIDINDPTPTTADALMRLDLPAGVDIEVKL from the coding sequence ATGGCACGTGCCAAAAACCCCAAGACAGACGGTGCACAAGGTTCAGCCAAAGTGCAACGAATCAGAATTCGCTTGAAGTCTTACGACCACAGACTGCTCGATAAGTCTTCCGATCAGATCGTCGACACAGCCAAGCGTACCGGTGCCACCGTATGTGGTCCCGTACCTTTGCCGACAAGAAAACGTATTTATTGCGTTCTGCGCTCACCTCACGTCGACAAAAAGTCACGTGAACACTTCGAGATCAGAGTGCACAAGAGATTGATTGACATCAATGACCCCACACCTACCACTGCTGATGCGCTGATGCGCCTCGATTTGCCGGCTGGCGTGGACATTGAAGTAAAGCTCTAA
- a CDS encoding tetratricopeptide repeat protein yields MNKPLLTTILAVVGFLVVALLTSVIYVSTESKREGLNYSNTRMKHTYSDKASPEEVYDFLDEAAHTAEDDKDFSATNAILATMQGMAAKKSTSDKQYFDLVTRRGELYLYKMDDAKNALPLLKEAYALIKTTPGLTDTIKVEAKANLGNAQNKSGDNTNAVKLLKEAYEDALKLTNNGQKGRIAYNLSSALCDDHKYEEAATCGQASLKFYEQDATTKKFDLAEGYQQLGIIQHALHQDDLAIANLEKALLLYKEDGTKDAEIITSLKHTGWIELAAGHKERAKELFNRVIESSDGEDTTAEGFILRRL; encoded by the coding sequence ATGAATAAGCCACTCCTTACTACTATCCTCGCAGTCGTTGGCTTTCTGGTCGTGGCTCTTTTGACATCGGTGATCTATGTCAGCACCGAGAGCAAACGCGAAGGACTCAACTATTCCAATACAAGGATGAAACACACCTACTCGGACAAAGCCAGCCCGGAAGAGGTCTACGACTTTTTGGATGAAGCAGCCCACACTGCCGAAGACGACAAGGACTTCAGCGCCACCAATGCTATTCTGGCAACGATGCAAGGCATGGCGGCCAAGAAGAGCACGTCCGATAAACAATACTTTGATTTAGTCACTCGCCGCGGTGAACTCTACCTATATAAGATGGACGACGCCAAAAACGCACTTCCTTTACTTAAAGAAGCATATGCCTTAATCAAGACCACTCCCGGTCTTACAGACACGATAAAAGTGGAAGCTAAAGCCAATCTCGGCAATGCTCAAAACAAGAGCGGCGACAACACCAATGCCGTAAAACTGCTCAAAGAAGCTTACGAAGATGCACTAAAGTTGACCAATAACGGACAGAAGGGAAGGATTGCGTACAATCTTTCGAGCGCACTATGTGATGATCACAAATATGAAGAAGCCGCGACCTGTGGACAGGCCAGCTTAAAGTTTTACGAGCAAGACGCCACCACAAAGAAGTTTGATCTAGCTGAAGGATATCAACAGCTGGGCATAATCCAACACGCTCTGCATCAAGACGATCTAGCAATAGCAAACCTGGAGAAGGCTCTTTTACTTTATAAAGAGGATGGCACAAAGGATGCAGAGATAATCACAAGCCTTAAACATACAGGCTGGATTGAGCTTGCCGCTGGTCACAAGGAGCGTGCCAAAGAATTGTTTAACCGGGTAATTGAGTCGTCCGATGGCGAAGACACTACGGCAGAGGGCTTCATACTTCGCAGACTTTGA